The genomic segment CAAGCCATGTGAGcccaaaataaacataaaaagaGTAGGTCAAGCTTCAAACCTGTAGATTAGTTGGAGATTACAAGATTTAAGGCTTTTGGACCCACATGTTCTTGACCATTTCCTAATCTTACTCTGTTTGATGTTTCCTCCATATTATAAGATTCTAAAGATTACAAATATCTCATTCAAAAACAGGTAAATTTGAAAGCAATGAAATACTTGATTTGACTAATTATTAGGAATATATGGATGATTCACGTATATTTAATTACTAAAATCTTTATATATAATAACAGATGACAATATTATATGATAAAAGAACCATACACATCAAAAGAAGGTGAGAGCTTTATAACTTGGTGTTGAAATGTCTAGCAATAGTCTTGTCCTTGAACAGTGAGCTACTTTATCTCTTTTATTTTGTGATCATGACACATTAATTCTGATCAGACTTGATGTACTTTGTTtctaaatataaattttcatcatGAAATAACCAATAATTTCCTGTTAGGGTAATTATTGCTTACCTGAAATCACTTTGATGTAGATTTCTATCGTGCACTAATATTTCATTGTGGCTGATCCGATATTTCCAATAATCCCATATTTCTCGTATGTCTCCAATGTTTGTGTAGATCATATTACACCCACAAGCACTTCCACTTCATCTAACCAAACTTAATTTTATTAGATATATCTTATCAGATATATCTTCATCCATCTCCACAATATTTTATATAACAGATGTTAAATAATGAAACTAATCACTTTTTGGTATCTCTTGCTCATCAATCTTGACTAGGGCCTCATTCTCACACCCATTTTTGCAAAAAGTACTCAACAGATGCATAGTGActagtatttgatttgtgagAGCATCATGACTTGAGGATGGAAGTTTCCTATTTGACCTTATCATCACTTGGCTACTGCATCTAATAGAGCAAAGAAAAAACTGAGTGAAGATGATGAGTATCCTATGATTTGAGAAGTTTCAAAATCCTCCACTTCCTAGTGTTCAAAGAGAACAAGCATCCTGCGGTAATCTTTTTGAAGCTGACTTCTTATGCTTGATACAtttaatagaaaacaaaaatagaaagagTGACTCTTCAACCTGGAGACTGGGTCTTAATGCTCTGCCCATCTGTTGCTAACTACTTCCCAGTCCCTTTGCTTCGTCTGATGGGTCCTCCAATATTGTATAGTTCTAGAGGTTAGGAGCTTTCAGCTCAAAGTCTGGCAATAGAGTCAtaaggtgattttttttttctttattctttacCTGAAAATTATAGGGACAGTTtcttttactttatttttaaaGTTGTTATGTTTGAAATTGGACATTGAAATTACTATGAGAAAAGAACTATCCACTTCACTAAATCAGCAAAGTTTTAAATTTTGTCAGGGAGACTTTGTTTGACCCTGGACTAATCTAGAGAGATTCGTTGTCTTTGGGAAGGAATGGAAATGTGACTCTTCTAGTAATTCCaggaacacaaaaaaaaaaagccaaattattttagttGCACTTTAGTTCTTAGATACAATATTTTCCATCAAAAGGGAGCATTAATCTTCAATCATTGGTTGATCAGCATAAATTTGGTGACAGATGCCTAAATTGAAGATGGTATGTTGAATGAAATAGTTCAAACTAAATAGTCAAAGACTCAAAAATAATTAATCTTGAAAAGGTGAATCAAAATTTTGAATCAACAATGCATGAATTAGTAGCAACTTACTAGAAGCTCATCAAAATTAGAGAGAACAAAGATCCATAAACAATTTCATATAAGCGATGTCTCCATCTTTTAATCGTACCAAATCATTATGTTATTGGGTTTtattttttccaatcattttctTTATATCTATAAAAACTACGTGCTAAACAGTAAATGTCACGACTTGAGACCATTTTGAGGCCATCAGCAAATAGCAAGCCAGCCTCTGCTAGGGTAATTAACAAAACAAACTTAGCTGCTCGAGATCAAGCAACTTGTATCAAAGAACATGAGATGCCAAACACAAAGCAAATGGGCAAAAGATAGCAGCAATGACAAAGGAAGGAAGCTAGTCTCAAAAATAGGCATGTATTGTCCAAATGCTATTATAAATCAGAACACACAAGGGAAACACCAACAAGTATATAGTAAAACCTGTAGTATTCATGAAATAGAAGACTACTTAAgggtaagaaaagaaaataaattgttCTGCGTAattgaatgaaaaacaaaaaacatgGAAAGAACTAACCTGCTCTTCCACTTTCAGATGTTTTGCAAAAAGCTTTGCTGGGCGGCATTCTCTTGTTAATGGTTTCAAACCTCTTCACAGCCAATAATATGTCATTTGTTACAGATAAACGAATACAAAGAAAGTTTACTAATTGGTTGTGTATACAAAGAAAGTATATTAATTGGTCGTGTATCAGTTACTTTACATAATAAGTACATGTAAGATAACCAATGCAGAATGCCCATGACAATAATTTTATCACTTGCCACTGACTTATTTGTGATACTAATGAATGGACTGAATAAATCCACTCTCGCAAAAACTAGCTCATCTGTGTGTTTTCTAGAGAGAGAATGTTATACCTGAGAAGCTCCAATGACCTCAAAGCAGATGTGCTAATAATAAGTACTGCCGGACTCCCTGCATCAATTGTTCCCTCCGAAAGGTTCCCCTCGCAAAGCACTTCCTTCCACAAAGTTCCGAAAATAGCCTTCATATGCTTGCTTAAATTCTCCACATCCTGATCCATATCTTCAGCAAGTCTAACCATGGAAGTATCTGCATTTTCCCAGATCCCCACTTAAGTTTTCCATTTGCTTCCCCAAAGAGACTCCACAATTACACAAAAAACGAAAACTCTAATGCTTGATGTACCCCAAATTACTTCCTAATTGTAGCTATAGATAATTTAATTAGAAGATCAACGCATGCATCATATTGTGAAGACACTCAGAAGCCAATGATTCAGAGTCAAGTGTTCATCAAATtttggaaaaataaaagaatatgaATTTGCAATGCTAGTGATTCTGGATGTGTTTAAAAATCTTCTGTAGTTTTAAAAAATGTAAATACATTAAAAAAAGGAATTGATTAATactagaaaaataatgaatgagAAGCCAGTATGAATATCTCAACAGCGCATCAAaatagttttaaaaaatttgaaaCCAGTGGACAGTACTATTATCAAACGTCAgccatatttttaaataattaatttgaagaaaaaaaaaagacggcaTAAGTAAAATGATCAACCATCAACTAGACACAGAATTCCAAACAAATTCCAAGAATCATTTTATCTTACAAACGAAAAAGGCAAATAATTaaacacaaaaataaataaataggaaaAAATCGATGGAAAATTCCACATTATAATGATTTGAGCGAAGTTTGGCTACCTTTGAAGGCCTCCAACTCGAGAGGGGAGAGCTTGATTTTGTTCGCGGATTGGAACAGGTTGAGGAAGAAGCGGAGCTGCTCGGCCGCTGGAGCAGTGGAGAGGAGGACGGTATCACTGCCGGCTTCTccacttttcttcttctcctccgctcTATTCTTCATCTTCTCGGCTAGGGTTTTGTTCTTGCCGAGAGGTATGTGATTAGGGTTTTTGCTCttcttcggcttcttcttcttgatggAATGGCGTGAGAGGGGTTTGGATGGGGAGTGGTCTTGCGGCTTCTTTCGCTTGGGAGCTTTCGGTTTCTTGCTCGCCATTGCCCTCTGGGTTTCTCTTGCTAGCGAGGTTTTAGGTTCAGGAAAAAGGGTTTTGGGGCTCTCTGATGGCGGAAGGATATTAGTGATGCAATTTGGGCTAGGTTTACAGCCCAACCTCTAGTTTGGATTAGAGGTGGGCATTGGGCCGGGCCGTGCCCCACGGCCCggcaggcacggcccgctagcTATAGTAATAGGCCGGGCTAGGCACAGCCCATAAAAGGGGGCTGAGCTGGGTTTAGaatttctggcccgcgggccgagcccggcacggcccataagggcctgggctggcacgattcgtgggccaagcacggcacggcccgcgagccagcccggcacggcccataagggcctcaaCCGGGCCTGTGCCGCGCCAGGCACGGCTCGTCTTCCTTAAAATAAATgggaataattttttttaataaattaataaatattgggaactaaggatttattaatacaaagccaccttaatggtgagggtttggcatagacccctaccagcatggaatgccgtaccggtccgtaccggccggtacgggccagtacgtaccggtccggccgtggaccggtaccggaacggataaaaaaccggtatttccggttttttatccgaaccggccggtacgggtgcgtaccggccggttcgggcccgtaccggccggttcggagcccgtaccggccggtacgcacctcgtaccggtgcgaaccggccggttcgcaccggtacgatttttttttttttttagaaccacagcgccgcgcgttgtggtttttgaaaccaccgcgtaccggccggtacgggatcGGTACccgccggtacgtaccggaccggaccggtaccgtaccggtccggccggccaccggtacgccgaccggtaccggtacggcggaccttgcctaccagtttattaatttaaatcaaaatggtacatgaagggaggtttggaccttggtctgacctccagaatataataagaaaggagaaaaaatagagatgactcactttaacaattaaaaaaataaaaatgtacaattataaaaaattaagaaataaaaataaatgatcaaaaTCTTACCAATCATCAGTATTCACTATTCattagtgtttgtatcatcatcatcagaggatgttgtatcatgtccacctttatcttgaagtctcgcctcagcatccaaccaatctttgaagcagagaagcatctcaaccgtttcgccagtcatcctacttctcttttcatcaagaacacgccgacctgcactaaaagcggattctgatgctactgtggacatcggcacagctaaaatatcgcgtgcaattgcagacataacaggatattgatttttaacactcttccaccaagataatacatctagactctctatttgattttcatcatatgtagACTGAAGATcgtttcgtaaataaaattctagttcactacttaaagatgaagaagatgaagatgaacttgaagcatgtgtgtattTTCTCTGTgtaatgaataaaaaaatagatgacgaacgagaactactagaagaagaaatagagctttgtacggagaatatagatccacgaattttttcatcatatatagcataaatattataaagaagttgttttacctcaattttagcaggttcaggatcttgaatcatattttcacaatatgcatcaagtaaaattagtacgccattcaatttaactcttggatcaaatacagcagctaagttatgcataggacatatcttgtcccaatactcattccatttagattccatttgttcaataataggcattaaaacatcatcatatctatgttctgcaaatttttgactaatcatatatgcttgttgtaaaaatgaacataaagttggataataaataccagaaagaacattagtagcattataaaaactaagcaaaaaatcttccaaaatttttcctttatttcaatcaatttcagtcaatgtaaagcctaatccacgatcattaatatatgcacttaataagtttttatatgggtatgcatcatgtatcatgctatatgttgagttccaacgagtaattacatcaagtttaaattttttaaaacgtttaccatgatttatatatagttccttaaattcttgaagtcttgatcttgaagcatgaataaaagaaactgcatttctaatttttgaatcacatcttgaatcatgcccatgccagcttgaacagaaagatttaagatatgatatgtacatctaatatgcaataaattttcatttaacatgggatgcaatgagtcctttaataatgtaacagcagaattattattagatgcattatcaaaagtaatagacataattttatcattaatattatatgaacaagcagtttgataaatggcatttgaaatttgttgcccagaatgtggaaaatcaaaagcacgaaaagcaagaatacgtttatttaattgccaatcattatcaatataatgagcagtaatagcaataaaacaattactacctacagatgctgaccaaatatcagaagttaatgaaacttttacatttaaagtagagagtgtttcaattaaactttgtctcattgctaaaaagttagtcatagctactcttctaaatgtacgcctactagttcttttgtaagcaggttgtaggtttaattgaacatattcttcaaaattaaaagattcacataaactaaaaagtaattcatccttaactatccattttacaagtgcttttctttgattttcatgattatatgcaaaattacctacaagtgatcccccttgtatattaagggtactttgagcacgagaatcatgcatcctatgactctcttgatgtctttttaaatggtctgttcccccactactactacaactataaagtttggcacattttttacattttgctttccagactccatcaaccataattctatcaaattcattctatacagcactagtcctcttacgagaagaggtttgatcttcactcggttcactagttctagaggaactaggaacatggggttggggattagtttcttctccctcagaaacaggaggaatgccaaaatgactttcctcaaaagatgatatATCTAAATTGgtgaatgcaaaaaataaaaactaaccacaaggaggaattgagtagaggaccagaggcagaggtagagccgagatttgtgagcttcctcttgtgctctcaacaagaaccttcttctcttctcaacaagaacctcctcttgtgtagcacttgaacacttgctaaatgcaaactaaaaattaaattgctagaagagcacttgctAAATATtgctagaagagagaaatagtagtagtagagaaggagagaagagttggtttggtgtagtaagaatgagggaggaaaggggtatttataggactccaaatatttttttcccaaaatacccctcaaattagccgttttatgattgttgggaggggtattttgggtaaaaaccaaaaaaaagccGTTATTGCAacggatcttttttttttccagacgggccgtgccaggcatggCCCGTAACGGCTATTGAAAatacccgttacgggccgtgccaggcatggcccgtctcgtgcctggcacggcccgtaacggcaatttttttttgccatacgggccgtgccaggcacggcccgtctcgtgccagggcccggcacggcccgccccCCCACGGGCCTAGGGCTGGGCCGGGCTAAACTTTTAggctaagcgggccgtgcctggcccggcccgttTAGTAACAGGCCGGGCCAGGCATGGCCTGTTTAGCCTGTGGCCCGGCGGGcctgggccgtgccgggctcggcacggcccgatgcccatgtCTAGTTTGGATCACGTTCGGCCGATACCAGGATTGTTACCGTACTCTGTATTATTGACTTAGGGCCGAAACCTTTATTGTGGGCAGTAGTAAAATtgttttgttgtggtacaggtGTCACATGttcaaaatatgaataaagtagTATAATAGGAAGAGAGCATTAATTAGAGGTTGAGAGGATGAATTAGTGTGAGATTATAAAAAGATATAAAGTATCCCTAAaagttacaaaaaataaaagtattttttgtccaataaaaaatgggtaaattgataacctaccataacaaaAACTAGGTTATcaattttcatatatatatatatatatatatatatatatatatatatgagtagACATTATGAGGCCGTCATATTTTTGCCCTCCGCTCTTAGGAATGATTACGAATTATTATCAGCACGGATTTGCCATCTCACTAGTGACACCTTGAATCTCTCCATGACCAATACTCTTTGGTTTCAGCCAGGCACTGACCAAAATATCTTTTAATACTTTGGTCTGTTGCAACTTTGCTGCGACTATCATGATATCTTGGATATTAGATTTCAAGGTCTTTATAACCAAATTCTAACTAATCTTAGCAAGGGTCATATTATTTTTACTATGTTTGATTCGATCAAACATAATCCATATATCATTTCTATTGATTTCAAGAGCCGATTCTGAGAAGTACAAGTTATTTAGTTGGTGCTTCCTTTTATAGACCAAATCACATAATTCTCATTGGCCCTCTAGTCTCGTCTAGAAGCCTCATGAgaatccaaaatgtcttgaagaaATGGTTGCATTGCTTTAGCAACTACATGGCCAATATTCCTTTACTGGGACTTCATTAAGTGGTCCATTGCCAGAATTTTTAGCTATAGTTTGGCTAGGCCAAGATTTTTTGGCCTTTCTTGGCCTCGTAATTGAGGGACTTCCTTCTATGGGTTAGAAGCTATTTCTTTAGTATGTTTATCCATCAAACACGAGATCGTCCTGGTAAAGGGGATTCTTATGTTCATTAACCAAGAGAGCGATAGGCTCCATATGATCATTCTGTTTGGAAGTTTCACCTTGGCCCATTACCTTAGAGCTTTCCTTTGGCATTCTTCCTACTAAGTCATAGCGTGTAGTATATTTCTAGGAAACAAAAACGATGGTCAATTAGGATGTTGGCAAGCTAGATCAAGCAATGATTTTGTTCCATCAGGAGACAGGGTTCGAACTGGCCTTGGTAAGAGAACTTCACAATTTCCAGTAGAATGCAATTAACATGCCGCGGCGAGCTGGTGCGGGCTTACACCAATCTTGCAGTCTCGAGAAATCTACTTAAACTTAAGTTCCCTGCTGCGGTTTATTGCAtgaaaaaaagaggaagcataGGCAAGAGCATAAAGAAATTAAACAAAAAGGTAAGTAATAGCACCCAGGTAAGTGAAACAAACTACttctagccaaaaaaaaaaaaaaagtactagCATTGATTACACAAGGATAACTGAATAATAGATAGGGGATTCCGAAATAACTGAATAAAAGTTCGCTCTATGGAAGCAACTACGTAAATTCCAAATAATCATTGGAATGTTGGAGATGCCATCGATCGGGAGTGTACCTTTTAAAAGGGTAACCGTAAATAACTGCTTGAGAAAACTACCGAAGTCCATGTCTCCCTTAAAGTGATGTCGTTTCTTCGGACTGCCTAGACCATATGTCATCCATGCACTAATTCATGTCCTCGCATGCTTCCATTCAAATCAACATCAAGCTAAAATTTCTCCTGGTAAGGCTTTTACGATTAAATTTTAGCCAACAACCACCACAtagctaaaataaaaataaacactTGGAAGTTCTCTCCTAAAGGTTCTAGGAGTAGTAGTGGTCtatgatgggaggcaaaatggatcgtcctactccAGTGTGGAACCATCCAATTCCTGCCGATCAGACCTCAGAGCCGAGCAGGCCAGGCGGACCTCGGATCCCATCGAAAATCGAGCCGACCTCGGCCAGAGGCCAGGCCGACCTCAGACCTCGCCCCTATTAACCTTGATCCCGTCGAAAATCCTGTAGGTCCTTAAAATCCATATTCAAACAAATCTGAAAAGATATCTCTCGAATCCTGCACCTGCGAGATTGATCTCCGTGATTCACGCTGCCTCCAGCTAATGGCCAGCTGATCACAGCTTGGCCCGAGACTTCAAATAACGGTCGAGACCCTCATCCTATAAAAAGGAGGTAGGAAAAAGCCCAAGGGGGGCTATAAAAGGCACTCAGAAACTTTTTCTAAACTCTGGATCAACTCTAACTTAGCCATCGGAGGACCTTTGCCGAAATCTTCGGCCAagactttgtgcaggtacaccgGAGCATAGAAGGTGGCTCACTTTCTCCATCTCGGCCGGCAGCTTCTCGGATTCcttcggcgtggtcaccctcaggccaaatttcaaccacaacatctgtcgctagaggaagggcctgagTCGTGATCATAAGGTTGAGGAGCTAAGGAGCTTCTAATACAGAGAGGCGCCGAGCACCAACTCCCAAAGCCCACCCCTTGCGGCACCGGTGGATCAaactcctcaggtccagccataGCAGTTTAATCTGCTCGTCCAATAAGTCCAAACACTCACTGCAGCCGTTCAAGACCTACAGCAGGCAGGAGCCCAGCCTGCATTCCCTCCTTGCA from the Phoenix dactylifera cultivar Barhee BC4 chromosome 14, palm_55x_up_171113_PBpolish2nd_filt_p, whole genome shotgun sequence genome contains:
- the LOC103696800 gene encoding protein CMSS1, which encodes MASKKPKAPKRKKPQDHSPSKPLSRHSIKKKKPKKSKNPNHIPLGKNKTLAEKMKNRAEEKKKSGEAGSDTVLLSTAPAAEQLRFFLNLFQSANKIKLSPLELEAFKDTSMVRLAEDMDQDVENLSKHMKAIFGTLWKEVLCEGNLSEGTIDAGSPAVLIISTSALRSLELLRGLKPLTRECRPAKLFAKHLKVEEQVGLLKSRVNFASGTPSRIKKLIDMDALSLSRLAVVVLDMHRDVKGYSLLTLPQVSAEFWDLYRSHLLQRLLQGDTRICLYGVIPSGQIKKVVKDNE